Genomic window (Dyadobacter fanqingshengii):
GATCAAGCGGGTAAGGCTGTTTTTTAAAATGCAATACTTGAACCAGGGCGGCAATTTCGGGCTTTTTCCCAAGGGTTATTACATTGCCCCAAATTACCTGGGCCTCGCCAGATCTTTTTCTTTCGGCGTCAACTGGCCGTTATTTGACTAATCATACAGCATTATTATGGCTTCATCACTCACCACTCTTGGACTTGAACTGCCAACCGATCCGCGTTGGACAAACATCGTGGCGATGCAGCTGGGCGAAATCCTGATTGACCACGCTTATTGTGAGCAGAAAGCGGCATCCACTTGTATTTCCATCATTGTTCATTATCCGGAAAAGACGGAATTGGTTGAAACGCTCTCACCGATCGTAGCCGAAGAATGGGGCCATTTTCAGCGTGTTTTGAAGGAATTGAAAAAACGAAACATTCCTTTAGGACGCCAGCGTAAAGATGAATATGTGGGCCAGCTCATGAAACTCGTGCGTAATAAGGGCGACTATGAAGGTGCGTTAATGGATCGCTTGCTCATTAGCGGACTGATTGAAGCACGCAGCTGCGAACGGTTTAAATTACTGTCGGAATCCCTTGAAGATGAATCACTTCAAAAGTTTTACAGGGAACTGATGATCTCGGAAGCGGGCCATTACCGGACATTCATTGAGCTGGCCGAAAAATATGCGCCGGTTCAGGAAGTGCGGGCGCGATGGAAAGAATTGCTCCATCAGGAAGCCGAAATCATGCGGTCGCTGACGCTCCGCGGCGACCGGATACATTAACTTTTTCACCAACACATAAGCATGCAATCCTTTCTTAATCTTGTTGCAAAACATATTCTCGATAGTCATGCGACTTTGGAAAGGGTGAATATCATTGTGCCCACGCGCAGGGCAGCCTTTTTCCTGATGCAGGAATTGGCGAAGGAAACCACCGAGGCCATGATGAGCCCGAATGTGGTGGCGGTGGACGATTTCGTGGAAAGCATGTCCACGTTGGAGATTGAAGACCCGGTGCATCTGCTATTTGATCTGTATGAAACATTCAAAGAGATTGACCCGGATGTACAATTTGACCGTTTTATGGGCTGGGCTTCTGTGCTGCTCAATGACCTCGACCGCATCGATCAATATCTGGTAAAAACGTCGTATCTGTTTGATTATCTGACCGAAGCGCACGCAATTACGCGCTGGCAGGAAAGTATGCCGGCGGGTAAAACGCTTCAAACTGAAGGTGGCACGAAGCAGTATTTTTCGCTTTTTGAGAATATTAATAAAGTTTACGTTTCATTTCGCAACCGCTTGCTGGCCAAAGGCAAGGCCTATCGGGGCATGGCTTACCGGGAAGTTGCCGAAGATGTTGAGGGGCTTCTGGTTGAAAAAAGTGATTTTGAAAAACTATATTTTGCAGGTTTCAACGCATTTACCGAGTCAGAAAAAGTCATTGTCAGCGCATTGATCAAGGCAAAAAAAGCCGAAGTGCTCTGGGACACGGACCGCTATTACATGTCTGAAAATGTGGGCGTTGAAGCGGGGAAGAGTCTGAGGGAATATCAAAAGAGCAAAACATTTGGTGAATGGCGCTGGACGACAGACCATTTGATGTCGTCGGAAAAGCACATTACCATTTACGGCGTGCCTAATGCGACATTACAGACGAAAGTGGCAGGGCAGCTTTATAAGCAAATGCGGGAACTGGACGAGCAGGGTGAGCCCGTCCCTACGGCCATTGTGCTTGCTGATGAGAATTTGCTGTCGCCTATGTTGTATTCGCTGGACGAAAGCGTGAGCGACCTGAATGTAACCATGGGACTTTCCATGCGAAATTCGCTGCTTTACACATTGATAGACAGCATTTTTGAGCTGCAACAGAACGTTGTTGAATTTAAAAATAAAAAAGGACAGCTGATAAGGGTTCCGAAATTCGGACACAAGTCGATTAACAAGGTCCTCAATCATCCATTCATCAGACATTATGAACATGTCGCATTACGTCCGCTGAATGATGGACAAACGATCATTCAGAAAACACTTTGGGCTATAACCAGCGGCAATCAGGTGTTTCTGAGCCCGGAAGACCTGATGGCGCTAAGTGATGATCACCCGTTGTTTAAAATCCTTTTCACACATTGGAAAAAGAACGATTCCAGGCAGGTTATCCAGACATTTTACCAGCTTATCGAGCTGCTCAGGGAAGTTTATAAGGATTACAAAAACGCACTGGAAACCGAATATCTCTACCTTTTTTACACTTTACTCAAACAATTTGAACAAACCATTGAAGAAAAAAACGAGCTGATCACCTTGCGCACATTGCGTTCGTTTATGTTTGAGCTGATCCGGCAAACGAAAATCCCTTTCAGCGGTGAACCGGTAAGTAATCTTCAAATTATGGGAATGCTCGAAACCCGGGCGATTGATTTTGAGCGCATTATTATTCTTTCCGTGAATGAGGGAATGATCCCGCAGGCCAAGAGACAAAATTCCCTTATTCCCTATGACGCTGCGCAAGCCGTAGGGCTTCCTACGCACCAGCATCAGGAAGCTGTCATGTCCTATCATTTTTATAGGCTGTTGCAGCGTTCCAAAGAAGTGCATATGCTTTATACCAGCACGAATGATGCCCCCGGAGGTGGCGAAAAAAGTCGCTTCATCAGGCAGGTTGAATATGAGCTGGCGCAGTACAATCCAAATATCAGGATCGAGAACCGGACGGTTGTGCTGGAAAGCCGCAAGCAGGACGAGCTGGAAGAAGTGGTGCATAAAGATGAGGCAATGCTTGCCGTAATCAGGAATTACCTGGCTGGTAAGGGCATTTTCCCTACACATTTGAATGAGTTCATCCGCTGTTCCATGCAGTTTTATTTAAAACACATTGTGGGTGTGAAGGAGAAGGAGGAGGTTGAGGAAGAGCTTGGAATGGACAAGATCGGGACGTGGCTGCATGCTGCGCTGGAAAGATTGGATAAAGAGTTTTTCCTGCAAAAAACGGATCCTTCCGAAGACCAGATCAAAGCTGTTTTGCGAGAAGAATTTGATGATAAATTCAGGGGTTATGTGACGGATATGGGCTTGAACCGGATCTATTACCAGGTGGGCGAAAATCAGATACTCGTTTTTCTGA
Coding sequences:
- a CDS encoding tRNA-(ms[2]io[6]A)-hydroxylase, whose product is MASSLTTLGLELPTDPRWTNIVAMQLGEILIDHAYCEQKAASTCISIIVHYPEKTELVETLSPIVAEEWGHFQRVLKELKKRNIPLGRQRKDEYVGQLMKLVRNKGDYEGALMDRLLISGLIEARSCERFKLLSESLEDESLQKFYRELMISEAGHYRTFIELAEKYAPVQEVRARWKELLHQEAEIMRSLTLRGDRIH
- a CDS encoding PD-(D/E)XK nuclease family protein; amino-acid sequence: MQSFLNLVAKHILDSHATLERVNIIVPTRRAAFFLMQELAKETTEAMMSPNVVAVDDFVESMSTLEIEDPVHLLFDLYETFKEIDPDVQFDRFMGWASVLLNDLDRIDQYLVKTSYLFDYLTEAHAITRWQESMPAGKTLQTEGGTKQYFSLFENINKVYVSFRNRLLAKGKAYRGMAYREVAEDVEGLLVEKSDFEKLYFAGFNAFTESEKVIVSALIKAKKAEVLWDTDRYYMSENVGVEAGKSLREYQKSKTFGEWRWTTDHLMSSEKHITIYGVPNATLQTKVAGQLYKQMRELDEQGEPVPTAIVLADENLLSPMLYSLDESVSDLNVTMGLSMRNSLLYTLIDSIFELQQNVVEFKNKKGQLIRVPKFGHKSINKVLNHPFIRHYEHVALRPLNDGQTIIQKTLWAITSGNQVFLSPEDLMALSDDHPLFKILFTHWKKNDSRQVIQTFYQLIELLREVYKDYKNALETEYLYLFYTLLKQFEQTIEEKNELITLRTLRSFMFELIRQTKIPFSGEPVSNLQIMGMLETRAIDFERIIILSVNEGMIPQAKRQNSLIPYDAAQAVGLPTHQHQEAVMSYHFYRLLQRSKEVHMLYTSTNDAPGGGEKSRFIRQVEYELAQYNPNIRIENRTVVLESRKQDELEEVVHKDEAMLAVIRNYLAGKGIFPTHLNEFIRCSMQFYLKHIVGVKEKEEVEEELGMDKIGTWLHAALERLDKEFFLQKTDPSEDQIKAVLREEFDDKFRGYVTDMGLNRIYYQVGENQILVFLKHQMSQQPRREILAAEQPLSTKIQLILQGAYTPVRIGGKIDRIEQSEDGTLYVMDYKTGSVELTGKQKLADPVRREEVIRNDPDRKMGYVRQLWMYEYLMYRKMLDEQGLKIAGNNYAFGHYAVKSGFYSFRDPKNLISNPLDLTEELAPAQFIEKSEVILTDILNVLLDPDVPFRKTPDLSTCQYCDFVGICGR